The following proteins are co-located in the Microcystis wesenbergii NRERC-220 genome:
- a CDS encoding IS630 transposase-related protein produces MAAPYSDDLRQKAVSAVERGEKKSHVCRTLNISRNTLDLWLKRKKQTGTVAAKTNYRRGPKPKIDDLEAFQKLAEQYGHLTQEKMAQKWANPVSRMRIGQALKRIGFTRKKGSSLLFMLNQQTRCQDNILLTQKFRKFLKP; encoded by the coding sequence ATGGCAGCACCCTATAGTGATGATTTAAGACAGAAAGCAGTGAGTGCCGTAGAGCGAGGGGAGAAAAAAAGCCATGTCTGTCGCACCCTCAATATTAGTCGTAATACATTAGACCTATGGCTGAAACGGAAGAAACAAACTGGGACGGTGGCCGCTAAAACTAACTATCGTCGAGGGCCGAAGCCCAAAATTGACGATTTAGAAGCCTTTCAAAAGTTGGCCGAACAATATGGGCATTTGACCCAAGAAAAAATGGCGCAAAAATGGGCTAACCCAGTCAGTAGGATGAGAATTGGTCAAGCGCTCAAAAGAATTGGATTTACTAGAAAAAAAGGCTCTTCGTTACTCTTTATGCTAAATCAACAGACAAGATGCCAAGATAACATACTTCTAACCCAAAAATTCCGAAAGTTTCTAAAGCCATAG
- a CDS encoding transposase gives MNFARLLNTIDYPYGYCHKSERFEALKLGHCSERVSVISGWWRGSTIAPMVFEGYCNTELVCEWIEQLLLPELLPGQIIIIDNASFHPKERIKKLLAKAGCEVLFLPAYSPDINKIEKFWARLKNYVIAKSGIVRT, from the coding sequence ATTAATTTTGCACGACTACTTAACACCATCGATTACCCTTATGGATATTGTCACAAATCAGAAAGATTTGAGGCTTTAAAGTTAGGTCACTGTAGCGAAAGAGTTAGTGTGATCAGCGGTTGGTGGCGTGGTTCCACTATCGCGCCAATGGTGTTTGAGGGGTACTGTAATACAGAGTTGGTGTGTGAGTGGATAGAACAATTGCTATTACCCGAACTACTACCCGGTCAAATTATCATCATTGATAACGCCAGTTTTCATCCCAAAGAGAGAATCAAAAAATTGTTAGCTAAAGCGGGATGTGAAGTGCTATTTTTACCCGCCTATTCTCCAGATATCAACAAAATTGAAAAGTTCTGGGCTAGATTGAAAAACTATGTTATAGCAAAGAGCGGGATAGTTAGGACATAA
- a CDS encoding DUF3747 domain-containing protein gives MKARLSIALTALMTLGITSTAAVNFDEQDIEQSQVIAIARPYGGNKFDLLVLEQIQGKQKCWSESGSNPVMIDPLLLNFDFTGICRRATDSNGYSIRLDGRDFGLDYILRIVERNGELYLVGTPRDARRPELVVGRTRGMQTGFMKIILEPGWRFSRRTFEGKSLGHFYFSGKEAEVLAAAGRPSVSETTPPPTAGASFQDISGDIYKTEIEKAIALGVVAGFKEDNTFRPENPVTREQFVSMIIEGMGTVTKINLEEIPPGSGSFNDVDATRWSAKKIQWARANGIVAGKANGEFRPTDPITRAELMAILKQAATYLKTRQKQAPDLAQTKTPVNFSDTSGHWAAGLITQMSGFCGVASPLNEQGSAFVPNDPARRNYAAAAIVRTLDCVKTAKK, from the coding sequence ATGAAAGCCAGATTATCGATCGCCCTAACCGCCCTAATGACCTTGGGCATAACTTCCACAGCAGCGGTCAACTTTGACGAACAGGACATCGAGCAGAGCCAGGTAATAGCGATCGCTCGTCCCTACGGAGGTAATAAATTTGACCTGCTAGTATTGGAACAAATCCAGGGAAAACAGAAGTGTTGGAGCGAAAGCGGCTCAAATCCCGTCATGATTGACCCGCTGCTCCTCAACTTTGACTTTACCGGCATTTGTCGCCGCGCCACCGATAGTAATGGTTATTCTATCCGTCTCGATGGCCGGGATTTTGGGCTAGATTACATCTTGCGTATTGTGGAACGCAATGGCGAATTATACTTAGTGGGAACTCCCCGGGATGCCCGCAGACCGGAATTAGTGGTGGGAAGAACCAGGGGAATGCAAACAGGATTTATGAAAATTATCCTCGAACCGGGTTGGAGATTTAGCCGTCGTACCTTCGAAGGCAAAAGTTTAGGCCACTTCTACTTTAGCGGCAAAGAAGCGGAAGTTCTCGCAGCCGCCGGCAGACCTTCCGTCAGCGAAACCACTCCTCCCCCCACTGCTGGGGCCAGTTTTCAGGATATTAGCGGCGATATCTATAAAACTGAGATCGAAAAAGCGATCGCGCTTGGGGTAGTGGCTGGTTTTAAAGAAGATAACACCTTCCGCCCCGAAAATCCCGTCACCAGGGAACAATTTGTCTCGATGATTATTGAAGGGATGGGAACTGTCACCAAAATTAACCTAGAAGAGATTCCCCCCGGCAGCGGCAGTTTTAACGATGTGGACGCGACGCGCTGGAGTGCCAAAAAAATCCAATGGGCCCGGGCCAATGGTATTGTTGCCGGCAAAGCTAACGGCGAATTCCGTCCCACCGACCCCATCACCAGGGCCGAATTGATGGCGATTCTCAAACAGGCCGCCACCTACCTGAAAACTCGGCAAAAACAAGCCCCCGATTTAGCCCAAACTAAAACCCCCGTCAATTTTTCCGATACTTCCGGTCATTGGGCCGCCGGTTTAATTACCCAGATGTCGGGATTTTGCGGTGTGGCCTCTCCCTTAAACGAACAGGGTAGTGCTTTTGTACCAAACGATCCCGCCCGTCGTAACTATGCGGCTGCTGCGATCGTCCGTACCCTCGATTGTGTTAAAACCGCCAAAAAATAA